A genome region from Thermomonospora amylolytica includes the following:
- a CDS encoding 2,3,4,5-tetrahydropyridine-2,6-dicarboxylate N-succinyltransferase produces MTDTFTSPIPGVIDELWERRDQLSPDDSEARAAIVAAVDQIDTGQARVAFVDPATDEVVVDERAKRAILLSFKVLGMVRAQVGDFHHHDRIPLKTRLDGVRVVPGAIARWGAYLAPGVVLMPSFTNIGAYVDSGTMVDTWATVGSCAQIGKNVHLSGGVGIGGVLEPPNAVPVVVEDDAFVGSRCMVVDGARVRRGAKLGAGTILTKTTRVFDVETGEELPRGEAPAWSVCVGGTRNKKFPGGEFGVPCVLVLKRLEEGQQHDKLALNEILREHGVNA; encoded by the coding sequence ATGACCGATACGTTCACCAGCCCGATCCCCGGCGTCATCGACGAGCTGTGGGAGCGGCGGGACCAGCTCAGCCCCGACGACAGCGAGGCCCGCGCGGCCATCGTCGCCGCCGTGGACCAGATCGACACCGGGCAGGCCCGGGTCGCGTTCGTCGACCCCGCCACCGACGAGGTCGTCGTCGACGAGCGGGCCAAGCGGGCCATCCTGCTGAGCTTCAAGGTCCTCGGCATGGTGCGCGCCCAGGTCGGCGACTTCCACCACCACGACCGGATCCCGCTCAAGACCCGGCTGGACGGCGTGCGCGTCGTGCCCGGCGCCATCGCCCGCTGGGGCGCCTACCTGGCCCCCGGCGTCGTGCTGATGCCCTCGTTCACCAACATCGGCGCCTACGTCGACTCCGGCACCATGGTCGACACCTGGGCCACCGTCGGCTCCTGCGCCCAGATCGGCAAGAACGTCCACCTGTCCGGCGGCGTCGGCATCGGCGGCGTCCTGGAGCCCCCGAACGCCGTCCCGGTGGTCGTGGAGGACGACGCGTTCGTGGGCTCGCGCTGCATGGTCGTGGACGGGGCCCGCGTGCGCAGGGGCGCCAAGCTCGGCGCCGGCACCATCCTCACCAAGACCACCCGCGTCTTCGACGTCGAGACCGGCGAGGAACTGCCCCGCGGCGAGGCCCCCGCCTGGTCCGTCTGCGTCGGCGGCACCCGGAACAAGAAGTTCCCCGGCGGGGAGTTCGGCGTGCCGTGCGTGCTCGTCCTCAAGCGCCTGGAGGAGGGCCAGCAGCACGACAAGCTCGCCCTGAACGAGATCCTCCGCGAGCACGGCGTCAACGCGTGA
- a CDS encoding DUF4247 domain-containing protein, producing MRHYVGGGIAAVLGAIVLAAALVSGNTSPHGWISSHYTRIGNGVYKANGAPLSVAAAISRKFKPSDRAYDPSGVFLRYPRHIVAVLPVAGGSQVLVDDIDRGYRRHHGYVGSRWGGPGGRASTFRGGGPGGGGK from the coding sequence GTGAGACATTACGTGGGCGGCGGCATCGCGGCCGTGCTCGGGGCGATCGTGCTGGCCGCAGCGCTGGTCAGCGGGAACACCTCGCCGCACGGCTGGATCAGCTCGCACTACACCAGAATCGGCAACGGCGTCTACAAGGCCAACGGGGCGCCGCTGAGCGTGGCGGCCGCCATCTCCCGCAAGTTCAAGCCCAGCGACCGGGCCTACGACCCGTCCGGGGTGTTCCTGCGCTACCCCAGGCACATCGTGGCGGTGCTCCCCGTCGCGGGCGGCAGCCAGGTCCTGGTCGACGACATCGACCGGGGCTACCGGCGGCACCACGGCTACGTGGGCTCCCGCTGGGGCGGCCCCGGCGGGCGCGCCTCGACCTTCCGCGGCGGCGGCCCGGGCGGAGGCGGCAAGTGA
- a CDS encoding isoamylase early set domain-containing protein, whose product MLRRSRLFGHKTRVTFSLPADEPPGTVSVVGDFNGWEPGRHELLRRRNGTRSVSVTLAPGTYRFRYLGTDGLWFDDEGADSVDQQGGLITLP is encoded by the coding sequence ATGCTGAGGCGTTCGCGTCTGTTCGGCCACAAGACCCGGGTCACCTTCAGCCTCCCGGCGGACGAGCCTCCCGGCACCGTCAGCGTCGTCGGTGACTTCAACGGCTGGGAGCCGGGGCGGCATGAGCTGCTCAGGCGGCGGAACGGGACCCGCAGCGTGTCGGTGACCCTGGCGCCCGGGACCTACCGTTTCCGGTATCTGGGGACGGACGGGCTGTGGTTCGACGACGAGGGGGCGGACTCGGTCGACCAGCAGGGCGGCCTGATCACCCTGCCCTGA
- a CDS encoding DUF4178 domain-containing protein — MQAAVIALLALILVALVVLIVVLVRRSKERPPQEPARPADPFASVGEVAGDPRSLKAGDLVEYLGTRYFVRGSVRFREGGYTWSEHLLDADTAEGAKVWISVEEDPDLEVVWWTERDVGDLKPDRPTLTLDGVEYRREEHGTAEYRTEGTTGLGTGGRVEYADYEGPGGRYLSFERFDGGAWEAGTGERVPTGTMTIYPGS, encoded by the coding sequence ATGCAGGCAGCGGTGATCGCGCTGCTGGCGTTGATCCTGGTCGCCCTGGTCGTCCTCATCGTGGTCCTGGTCCGGCGCTCCAAGGAGCGTCCGCCCCAGGAGCCCGCACGGCCCGCCGACCCGTTCGCCTCGGTCGGCGAGGTCGCCGGGGACCCCCGTTCGCTCAAGGCCGGAGACCTGGTCGAGTACCTGGGCACCCGGTACTTCGTGCGCGGCTCGGTGCGGTTCCGGGAGGGCGGCTACACCTGGAGCGAGCACCTGCTGGACGCCGACACCGCCGAGGGCGCCAAGGTGTGGATCTCCGTCGAGGAGGACCCCGACCTCGAGGTCGTCTGGTGGACCGAACGCGACGTCGGCGACCTCAAGCCCGACAGGCCCACGCTGACCCTGGACGGGGTGGAGTACCGGCGCGAGGAGCACGGCACCGCCGAGTACCGCACCGAGGGCACCACCGGCCTCGGGACCGGCGGCCGGGTCGAGTACGCCGACTACGAGGGCCCCGGCGGGCGCTACCTGTCGTTCGAGCGGTTCGACGGCGGCGCCTGGGAGGCCGGCACCGGTGAACGCGTTCCCACCGGGACGATGACGATCTACCCGGGAAGCTGA
- a CDS encoding DUF2617 family protein, which produces MRAALDTPYLDTRADALSFALGLEPLDALAVLPVERGGIRVELRLLGASHQIFAGPVSETVACLPGDPGPLPGGMRADVAGWGYDFRARVEAHPTDAAFASTVRRLCERLADRDDALTGTFPGSPHAVTALALDGDPDTGSLGWRTWHAYPQTREIVVTRTLLEIA; this is translated from the coding sequence GTGCGCGCCGCCCTCGACACCCCCTACCTGGACACCCGCGCCGACGCACTGTCGTTCGCGCTGGGCCTGGAGCCGCTGGACGCCCTGGCCGTGCTGCCGGTGGAACGCGGCGGGATCCGGGTGGAGCTGCGCCTGCTCGGCGCCTCCCACCAGATCTTCGCCGGGCCGGTCAGCGAGACCGTCGCCTGCCTGCCCGGCGATCCCGGGCCGCTGCCCGGCGGCATGCGCGCCGACGTGGCCGGCTGGGGCTACGACTTCCGGGCCCGCGTCGAGGCCCATCCCACCGACGCGGCGTTCGCGTCGACCGTGCGGCGGCTGTGCGAACGGCTCGCCGACCGGGACGACGCGCTCACCGGAACGTTCCCCGGATCCCCGCACGCGGTGACCGCGCTCGCCCTGGACGGCGATCCGGACACCGGCTCCCTGGGCTGGCGCACCTGGCACGCCTACCCCCAGACCAGGGAGATCGTCGTCACCCGCACCCTCCTGGAGATCGCGTGA
- the fdxA gene encoding ferredoxin: MTYVIAQPCVDLLDKACIEECPVDCIYEGKRQLYIHPDECVDCGACEPVCPVEAIYYEDDVPEQWKEFYKVNVEFFDDLGSPGGASKVGKIDKDHPYVAALPPQTHDE, translated from the coding sequence GTGACCTACGTCATTGCGCAGCCCTGTGTGGACCTGCTCGACAAGGCGTGCATTGAGGAATGCCCGGTCGACTGCATCTATGAGGGCAAGCGTCAGCTCTACATCCACCCGGACGAGTGCGTCGACTGCGGTGCGTGCGAGCCCGTCTGCCCGGTTGAGGCCATCTACTACGAGGACGACGTGCCGGAGCAGTGGAAGGAATTCTACAAGGTCAACGTGGAGTTCTTCGACGACCTGGGCTCGCCCGGCGGCGCCTCCAAGGTGGGCAAGATCGACAAGGACCACCCGTACGTGGCCGCCCTGCCGCCGCAGACCCACGACGAGTGA
- a CDS encoding acyl-CoA dehydrogenase family protein, giving the protein MGREIFTAEHEAFRDMVRSFIEKEIAPYHEQWEKDGIVSRDVWLAAGRQGLLGIEVPEEYGGGGIDDYRYYLIINEEFARAGVHGPGFSVHNDINGAYLLRLCNEEQKRRWLPGYCSGEIITAIAMTEPAAGSDLQGIKTTAIRDGDHYVLNGSKTFISNGILSDLVIVVAKTDPAAGARGVSLLVVERGMAGFERGRNLDKVGMHAQDTAELFFDNVRVPKENLLGEEGMGFIYLMQNLARERLSIGATALAGAETAFEQTLEYCKTREAFGRPIGRFQHNRFTLAEMKTEITVARAFTDQCVLKESEGELTAEEAAMLKYWNTELLKSVVDRCVQLHGGYGYMTEYPIAKAYQDVRIQTIFGGTTEIMKEIIGRSLGV; this is encoded by the coding sequence ATGGGACGCGAGATCTTCACCGCCGAGCACGAGGCCTTCCGCGACATGGTGCGGTCGTTCATCGAGAAGGAGATCGCCCCGTACCACGAGCAGTGGGAGAAGGACGGCATCGTCTCCCGCGACGTGTGGCTGGCGGCCGGCCGGCAGGGGCTGCTCGGCATCGAGGTCCCCGAGGAGTACGGCGGCGGCGGCATCGACGACTACCGCTACTACCTGATCATCAACGAGGAGTTCGCCCGCGCCGGCGTGCACGGCCCCGGCTTCTCCGTGCACAACGACATCAACGGCGCCTACCTGCTGCGGCTGTGCAACGAGGAGCAGAAGCGGCGCTGGCTGCCCGGCTACTGCTCCGGCGAGATCATCACCGCCATCGCGATGACCGAGCCCGCCGCCGGCTCGGACCTGCAGGGCATCAAGACCACCGCGATCAGGGACGGCGACCACTACGTCCTGAACGGCTCCAAGACGTTCATCTCCAACGGCATCCTGTCCGACCTGGTCATCGTGGTCGCCAAGACCGACCCGGCGGCCGGGGCGCGCGGCGTCAGCCTGCTGGTCGTCGAGCGCGGCATGGCGGGCTTCGAACGCGGCCGCAACCTGGACAAGGTCGGCATGCACGCCCAGGACACCGCCGAGCTGTTCTTCGACAACGTGCGGGTCCCCAAGGAGAACCTCCTCGGCGAGGAGGGCATGGGCTTCATCTACCTGATGCAGAACCTGGCCCGCGAGCGGCTGTCCATCGGCGCCACCGCCCTGGCCGGCGCCGAGACCGCCTTCGAGCAGACCCTGGAGTACTGCAAGACCCGCGAGGCGTTCGGCCGCCCGATCGGCAGGTTCCAGCACAACCGCTTCACGCTGGCGGAGATGAAGACCGAGATCACGGTCGCCCGCGCCTTCACCGACCAGTGCGTGCTCAAGGAGTCCGAGGGCGAGCTGACCGCCGAGGAGGCGGCCATGCTCAAGTACTGGAACACCGAGCTGCTCAAGTCGGTCGTCGACCGCTGCGTCCAGCTGCACGGCGGTTATGGCTACATGACCGAGTACCCGATCGCCAAGGCCTACCAGGACGTCCGCATCCAGACCATCTTCGGCGGCACCACCGAGATCATGAAGGAGATCATCGGCCGCTCCCTCGGCGTCTGA
- the dapC gene encoding succinyldiaminopimelate transaminase yields MRTLPDFPWDRLAPYKRRAAAHPGGLVDLSVGTPVDPTPEPVRRALAEAADAPGYPQTYGTPALREAVAGWLRRRLGVAGADPAAVLPVIGTKELVAWLPTLLGAGPGDRVVFPTLAYPTYDVGARLAGAEPVAADGLLTLGPVTPKIIWVNSPSNPTGRVLPAEHLRKVVSWARERGALVVSDECYIELAWDDDPARQPVSVLHPDVCGGSHEGLLAVHSLSKRSNLAGYRAGFVTGDPAVVAGLLEIRKHAGMIVPAPVQAAMTVAYGDDAHVEEQKARYARRRAALREALTAHGFRIDHSEASLYLWATRDEPCWDTVAHLADLGICVAPGEFYGAAGARHVRVAFTATDERVDAAVSRLRDRIGT; encoded by the coding sequence GTGCGTACGCTCCCGGACTTCCCCTGGGACCGGCTGGCCCCCTACAAGCGGCGGGCCGCCGCCCACCCCGGCGGGCTGGTGGACCTGTCGGTCGGCACGCCCGTCGACCCGACGCCCGAGCCAGTCCGGCGGGCGCTGGCCGAGGCGGCGGACGCACCCGGCTACCCGCAGACCTACGGCACGCCCGCGCTGCGCGAGGCGGTCGCCGGATGGCTGCGCCGCCGGCTCGGCGTGGCGGGCGCCGACCCGGCCGCCGTGCTGCCGGTGATCGGCACCAAGGAACTGGTGGCCTGGCTGCCGACGCTGCTGGGCGCCGGGCCGGGCGACCGGGTGGTGTTCCCGACGCTGGCGTACCCGACCTACGACGTGGGCGCCCGGCTGGCGGGGGCCGAGCCGGTGGCCGCCGACGGGCTGCTGACCCTGGGCCCGGTCACCCCCAAGATCATCTGGGTCAACTCGCCGTCCAACCCGACCGGCCGGGTGCTGCCCGCCGAGCACCTGCGCAAGGTGGTCTCCTGGGCCCGCGAACGCGGCGCGCTGGTGGTCAGCGACGAGTGCTACATCGAGCTGGCCTGGGACGACGACCCCGCCAGGCAGCCGGTGTCGGTCCTGCACCCGGACGTGTGCGGCGGCTCCCACGAGGGGCTGCTGGCGGTGCACTCGCTGTCCAAGCGGTCCAACCTGGCCGGCTACCGGGCCGGTTTCGTCACCGGCGACCCGGCCGTGGTCGCCGGGCTGCTGGAGATCCGCAAGCACGCCGGGATGATCGTTCCCGCGCCGGTGCAGGCCGCGATGACCGTCGCGTACGGCGACGACGCCCACGTGGAGGAGCAGAAGGCCCGCTACGCCAGGCGGCGGGCGGCGCTGCGGGAGGCGCTGACCGCGCACGGCTTCCGCATCGACCACTCCGAGGCGTCGCTGTACCTGTGGGCCACCCGCGACGAGCCCTGCTGGGACACCGTCGCCCACCTCGCCGACCTCGGCATCTGCGTGGCGCCCGGCGAGTTCTACGGAGCGGCCGGGGCGCGGCACGTCCGGGTCGCCTTCACCGCCACCGACGAACGGGTCGACGCCGCGGTCTCCCGCCTCCGAGACCGAATTGGAACCTGA
- a CDS encoding putative protein N(5)-glutamine methyltransferase, whose product MGISPPFQAVVERLRSAGCVFAEDEARLIVSTARTPDEVAVMVERRAIGLPLEQVLGWAEFCGLRVAVDPGVFVPRRRTEFLVRQAVALARRGGVVVDLCCGSGALGVAVAAALGEVELHAADLDPAAVRCARRNVEPLGGHVHEGDLFAALPSALRGRIDVLLSNVPYVPTGEVGLLPAEARLHEARMALDGGADGLDVLRRVAAEAPRWLAPGGHLLVETSERQVAAAAGALSRHGLTPRIARSEELDAVVVIGARGTGTPG is encoded by the coding sequence ATGGGCATTTCGCCGCCTTTCCAGGCCGTCGTCGAGAGACTGCGGAGCGCCGGGTGCGTCTTCGCCGAGGACGAGGCCCGGCTGATCGTGTCCACCGCCCGGACACCGGACGAGGTCGCCGTGATGGTGGAACGGCGGGCCATCGGGCTGCCGCTGGAGCAGGTGCTGGGCTGGGCGGAGTTCTGCGGCCTGCGGGTCGCCGTGGACCCGGGCGTGTTCGTGCCGCGCCGCCGCACCGAGTTCCTCGTCCGGCAGGCCGTCGCCCTCGCCCGGCGGGGCGGGGTCGTCGTCGACCTGTGCTGCGGGTCCGGGGCGCTGGGCGTGGCGGTGGCGGCGGCGCTGGGCGAGGTGGAGCTGCACGCCGCCGACCTCGACCCCGCGGCGGTGCGGTGCGCCCGGCGGAACGTCGAGCCCCTCGGCGGCCACGTCCACGAGGGCGACCTGTTCGCGGCGCTGCCGTCCGCGCTGCGCGGGCGCATCGACGTGCTGCTCTCGAACGTCCCCTACGTCCCGACCGGAGAGGTCGGGCTGCTGCCGGCGGAGGCCCGCCTGCACGAGGCCCGGATGGCGCTGGACGGCGGCGCGGACGGGCTCGACGTGCTGCGGCGGGTGGCGGCCGAGGCGCCGCGGTGGCTGGCGCCGGGCGGTCACCTGCTGGTCGAGACGAGCGAACGGCAGGTGGCGGCGGCCGCCGGGGCCTTGTCCCGGCACGGGCTCACACCGCGGATCGCCCGTTCCGAGGAACTGGACGCCGTCGTCGTCATCGGGGCGCGGGGAACGGGAACGCCCGGCTGA
- a CDS encoding putative acetyltransferase has product MSAHFAARLVVSVSEADVGRRVSLRRRLPSGQYSDVVGVLESWENGVLTVRRRTGELVEVPRDIVVAGKVVPPPPPPRRR; this is encoded by the coding sequence ATGTCCGCCCACTTCGCCGCCCGCCTCGTGGTCTCCGTCTCGGAGGCGGACGTGGGGCGGCGGGTGTCGCTGCGCCGCCGCCTGCCCAGCGGGCAGTACAGCGACGTCGTGGGCGTCCTCGAGTCCTGGGAGAACGGGGTCCTGACGGTCCGCCGCCGCACCGGCGAGCTGGTCGAGGTCCCCCGCGACATCGTCGTCGCCGGCAAGGTCGTCCCACCCCCTCCCCCGCCCCGCCGCCGCTGA
- a CDS encoding polyamine aminopropyltransferase, with translation MTTNGRASEGALAAAPEARRASTARALVLMAVFGCAACGLVYELALVALGSYLIGNSVTQASIVLSVMVFAMGVGSLAAKPLQRHAVIAFAGVEGALALLGGLSVLSLYAAYAWLGLYVPALVVVAFAVGLLIGAEIPLLMTLLQRIRKQDAGSAVADLFAADYVGALIGGLAFPFLLLPIFGHIKGALLVGACNAVAGMAVVLWLFRGQVRRGARAVLWAGLAGVLVVLGGTYALADRFEVSARQALYRDPIALAEQTPYQEIVITRSVRLSGRPDLRLFLNGDLQFSSIDEYRYHEALVHPAMVGPRANVLVLGGGDGLGLREVLRYRDVRQVTLVELDPEMIRLARGYDELAELNGRAFDDPRVRVVNADAFTWLRERVAQRAAGFDVVIVDFPDPDDVSTAKLYSQEFYGLLRRALAPGGRAVVQSGSPFFAPKSFWCIGRTIGAAGLATTPYHLDVPSFGDWGFVLATEGERAPGLRVDPAVAGGLRFLDQQVLQASAVFARDLRRTDVEINTLVKPTLVEYQRQEWRDL, from the coding sequence GTGACGACGAACGGCCGCGCGTCCGAAGGCGCGCTCGCCGCCGCGCCGGAGGCGCGGCGGGCAAGCACAGCCAGGGCGCTGGTGCTGATGGCGGTGTTCGGGTGTGCGGCGTGCGGGCTGGTGTACGAGCTGGCGCTGGTGGCGCTGGGGAGTTACCTGATCGGCAACTCGGTGACGCAGGCGTCGATCGTGTTGTCGGTGATGGTGTTCGCGATGGGGGTCGGGTCGCTGGCGGCCAAGCCGCTGCAGCGGCACGCGGTGATCGCGTTCGCCGGGGTCGAGGGGGCGCTGGCGCTGTTGGGCGGGCTGTCGGTGCTGTCGCTGTACGCGGCGTACGCCTGGCTCGGGCTGTACGTGCCGGCGCTGGTCGTGGTGGCGTTCGCGGTGGGGCTGCTGATCGGGGCGGAGATCCCGCTGCTGATGACGTTGCTGCAGCGGATCCGCAAGCAGGACGCGGGCAGCGCGGTGGCGGACCTGTTCGCCGCCGACTACGTGGGGGCGCTGATCGGGGGGCTGGCGTTCCCGTTCCTGCTGCTGCCGATCTTCGGGCACATCAAGGGCGCGCTGCTGGTGGGGGCGTGCAACGCCGTCGCGGGCATGGCGGTGGTGCTGTGGCTGTTCCGCGGGCAGGTGCGGCGCGGGGCGCGGGCGGTGCTGTGGGCCGGGCTGGCGGGCGTGCTGGTGGTGCTGGGCGGGACGTACGCGCTGGCGGACCGGTTCGAGGTGTCGGCGCGGCAGGCGCTGTACCGGGACCCGATCGCGCTGGCCGAGCAGACGCCGTACCAGGAGATCGTGATCACCCGGTCGGTGCGGCTGTCGGGGCGGCCCGACCTGCGGCTGTTCCTGAACGGGGACCTGCAGTTCTCCTCGATCGACGAGTACCGCTACCACGAGGCGCTGGTGCATCCGGCGATGGTGGGGCCCCGGGCGAACGTGCTGGTCCTCGGCGGCGGCGACGGGCTGGGCCTGCGGGAGGTGCTGCGGTACCGCGACGTGCGGCAGGTGACGCTGGTGGAGCTGGACCCGGAGATGATCCGGCTGGCGCGCGGCTACGACGAGCTGGCCGAGCTGAACGGGCGCGCGTTCGACGACCCCAGGGTGCGGGTGGTCAACGCGGACGCGTTCACCTGGCTGCGCGAGCGGGTGGCGCAGCGGGCGGCCGGGTTCGACGTGGTGATCGTGGACTTCCCCGACCCGGACGACGTGTCCACCGCCAAGCTGTACTCGCAGGAGTTCTACGGGCTGCTGCGGCGGGCGCTGGCCCCCGGCGGCCGGGCGGTGGTGCAGTCGGGGTCGCCGTTCTTCGCGCCGAAGTCGTTCTGGTGCATCGGCCGGACGATCGGGGCGGCCGGGCTGGCCACCACCCCGTACCACCTGGACGTGCCGAGCTTCGGGGACTGGGGGTTCGTGCTGGCCACCGAGGGGGAGCGGGCGCCGGGGCTGCGGGTGGACCCGGCCGTGGCGGGCGGGCTGCGGTTCCTGGACCAGCAGGTACTGCAGGCGTCGGCGGTGTTCGCCCGGGATCTGCGGCGCACCGACGTGGAGATCAACACGCTGGTCAAGCCGACGCTGGTGGAGTACCAGCGGCAGGAGTGGCGCGACCTGTAG
- a CDS encoding PH domain-containing protein has translation MPPVEDPSGTLVLRRSGGWPLAVSVALAMALAALGVVRAPQALWLTFLMVAVSALVVGAWLRMRIEVRPDGLWIRSLRTARLVPWSAVMAAYRSGRTVTVVHSDDRMIVLPGALRHSGGTLTADEMLGLLQRRIEEHAPEPEQALADPERVERRVGGRRALVVLFTVAGAFAAGAVAAGTLTGTPQLAGLPAVLAIITGIVGLQLARAVTVIDSEGVRSRGAFRTTFVPWSDVKDVRFKENVPIRQVELERHSGGTVTLTALTDGRGPEGLDLDDLVDLIRRRGLGAGD, from the coding sequence CTGGCCATGGCGCTCGCCGCCCTGGGGGTGGTCCGCGCGCCGCAGGCGCTGTGGCTGACGTTCCTGATGGTGGCGGTGTCCGCGCTGGTGGTCGGCGCCTGGCTGCGGATGCGGATCGAGGTGCGGCCGGACGGGCTGTGGATCCGGAGCCTGCGCACGGCCCGGCTGGTGCCCTGGTCGGCGGTGATGGCGGCCTACCGGTCGGGGAGGACCGTCACCGTCGTGCACTCCGACGACCGGATGATCGTGCTGCCCGGCGCGCTGCGCCACTCCGGCGGGACGCTGACGGCCGACGAGATGCTCGGCCTGCTCCAGCGGCGGATCGAGGAGCACGCGCCCGAGCCCGAACAGGCCCTCGCCGATCCGGAGCGCGTCGAACGCCGTGTGGGCGGGCGCAGGGCGCTCGTCGTCCTGTTCACGGTCGCCGGGGCGTTCGCGGCGGGCGCGGTGGCCGCGGGCACGCTCACCGGCACGCCGCAACTGGCGGGCCTCCCCGCCGTCCTGGCGATCATCACCGGCATCGTCGGGCTGCAACTGGCCCGGGCGGTCACCGTGATCGACTCCGAGGGCGTCCGCAGCCGGGGCGCCTTCCGCACGACGTTCGTCCCCTGGTCGGACGTCAAGGACGTGCGCTTCAAGGAGAACGTCCCGATCCGGCAGGTGGAGCTGGAACGGCACAGCGGCGGCACCGTGACGCTGACCGCCCTGACCGACGGCCGGGGCCCGGAGGGCCTGGACCTGGACGACCTGGTCGACTTGATCCGCCGCCGCGGCCTGGGCGCCGGAGACTAG
- a CDS encoding DUF350 domain-containing protein, translated as MLNELIEEGGAALAYGAVGVALLALGFLVVEITTPGKLGRQIWTEHNRGAALILAAKLAGVGAIVTTAIAASEDGLAEGLASTAVYGVLGIVIMTLAFYLLDLLTPGSLGATVVGEEGQTPTGGMAPACWVVAATDLAIAAIVAAAIY; from the coding sequence ATGCTGAACGAGCTCATCGAGGAAGGCGGGGCCGCGCTGGCGTACGGCGCGGTCGGCGTCGCCCTGCTGGCCCTCGGGTTCCTGGTGGTCGAGATCACCACCCCCGGCAAGCTGGGCCGCCAGATCTGGACCGAGCACAACCGCGGCGCCGCCCTCATCCTGGCCGCCAAGCTGGCCGGGGTCGGCGCCATCGTCACCACCGCCATCGCCGCCAGCGAGGACGGCCTGGCCGAGGGCCTGGCCAGCACCGCGGTGTACGGGGTGCTCGGGATCGTCATCATGACCCTGGCGTTCTACCTGCTCGACCTGCTCACCCCGGGCAGCCTGGGCGCCACCGTGGTCGGCGAGGAGGGCCAGACCCCGACCGGCGGCATGGCCCCCGCCTGCTGGGTCGTCGCCGCCACCGACCTGGCCATCGCCGCCATCGTGGCTGCTGCGATTTATTAG
- a CDS encoding MerR family transcriptional regulator: MELTVDELAARAGVTVRTVRYYAGRGLLPPPRLRGRTGLYGPEHLARLELVRELQSLGLTLAAIERHLERIPEDATAEDLALQRALLSPWTPDRPEDLDRHELDRRAGRHLGDETIKRLAALGVVEELPDGRIRVVSPGLLRVSAELAELPLPLETLLTSHEAVQRHTTALAEELQRNFQETVVRPYRERGRPPQEREMLIEVANRLKPLMIQSLVNSFQQAVDRVIRRSVPDDGNA, translated from the coding sequence GTGGAGCTCACGGTGGACGAGCTGGCGGCCCGCGCGGGGGTGACGGTGCGCACCGTGCGCTACTACGCCGGGCGCGGCCTGCTGCCCCCGCCGCGGCTGCGCGGCCGCACCGGCCTGTACGGCCCCGAGCACCTGGCCCGCCTGGAGCTGGTGCGCGAGCTGCAGTCGCTCGGGCTCACGCTGGCCGCCATCGAACGCCATCTGGAACGGATCCCCGAGGACGCCACCGCCGAGGACCTGGCGCTGCAACGGGCGCTGCTGTCGCCATGGACCCCCGACCGCCCAGAGGACCTGGACCGGCACGAGCTGGACCGCCGGGCCGGACGTCATCTGGGCGACGAGACCATCAAGCGGCTGGCGGCGCTGGGCGTGGTGGAGGAGCTGCCCGACGGCCGGATCCGGGTGGTCAGTCCCGGGCTGCTGCGGGTCAGCGCCGAGCTGGCCGAGCTGCCGCTGCCCCTGGAGACCCTGCTGACCTCCCACGAGGCCGTCCAGCGCCACACCACGGCGCTGGCCGAGGAACTGCAGCGCAACTTCCAGGAGACCGTGGTGCGCCCGTACCGCGAGCGGGGCCGCCCGCCGCAGGAACGGGAGATGCTGATCGAGGTGGCCAACCGGCTCAAACCCCTGATGATCCAGTCGCTGGTCAACTCGTTCCAGCAGGCCGTCGACCGGGTCATCCGCAGGTCCGTCCCCGACGACGGGAACGCCTAG